The genomic DNA atatagtaatGGATTATAGATTCACTGAGTATTATTGCAGATTGATTAGATTTGAATTGATTCGATAATGACATTTGTCTCGAAATTTTACCTTCGTACTGAACTATAGAAATAATGAGTAAATATAATTACTGAGCTTAAATTTGTAACTGTCCCTGTACGCCGGCGAGTCGTCTTGTGAATTGTGTGCGTGTAGGAACGCGGATGCGCGCGTGTGTGTGTCGTGTGAATGTGTAGTAGTCGCCCTCATTTGTCACTGTCAGTAATTGATCTGGATCTCATCACAGAAATGTAGTTTTGTACTTTGTTTGGTAAAGGATTGAGCAATCAGAATcatgtattttatacaaattagaTGTTTCTTCCATTGAATAgggatgaaattaaatttttagactAAGTAATCGGTCATGAACAAACTGAAGATATACCAAGTTGTGTATGtcagaataaaacaaatgtgtaaataaaatattgactttttGTCTGTGTTTATAATCACTCAGCGTTTCATCCGTCGTATTGGCATAGTGTACATCGCCAAGTAACATGGTAGGTATTCGTTTATTGTAGGAAGGTGTCAGACTTAATTTGTAACATCTGATGTCTTTGGGCCGGGATAAGTTCTTCTCTTGACTTGGCACAATGAATACCACACCTGATCACGAGACGTAATAGCACGTTTGGGTTACAAATCTGTATTAAAATGCAATGCTAATTAGAGGTAGTAAGAAATAATACTCCGATGTGACCACAATTTACCAgattttacctttttattgCCTCCCCATGCCCATTTTAAGTAAGTTTACGAAAACATTTCTGATTTTGCCTAGAAAACAACCTGGGTTGGGTATCTTCACAGTGTTcgagttacaataaaatttccAGTTAGGATCCCCCGGCCTACCTAGGGAGAGCTAAAAGTGCGGCAGTTTGTGTCGCCAGTTGCTGTTATGCTGTGCAGTCGGAACGTCGGAACGTTGATCCAGTCCAAACTCTTATCGAGCATCGAggctaaaatataattatgccTTGGGCAGCGATGTtcgcaaattaataaattacatgaaGGCTAATTGATGTCAAGACGTCTCCTATCTACTAAAACctttctgtaataaaaaatggcattcaaatttattacatttattgtaCCTACTAATGAAACAGCATGGTTAGTTGTAAAtggaaaacaacaaaaatgtacTAGACAGACACGCTGAACGTACAAGGCTGCAAGCGCGGCGCCCCGGCTAGCGGCTAACAGGGCTGCGCACTCGCCGTTGCGTACAGCATGGTGAGCGCGTTGCACAGCGCGCGGTAGTTCACCTATGACACAAGTTTTTTACAGAAGCCAACACTGAATCATGTACAACTATGTTTCAACTTTAAGTAGTAGTTTCCTACGTGGATAAAGAGTTGATAGTGGTGAGTTCGGTCGTACCTCGTCGCCGCAGCCGCGGCGGTAGCCGAAACACTTGTAGAGCAGGTCCCGCTCGCGCGCCGACACGAGCGCCAGTAGATCGCGCTGGCACAGCGCTCGTTCCACTGACACGCGCGGGATCGTACCGCACCGCACTTTGTCCATGTCCTGACGGCAAACACGCATGACTATAATATTTGCCGACTAGACTGGTCATTGGGGTATTTCGTCCATAtctataattactaattaagaCTTATATATCCTGaagctaaaatattatattatgtggcTAAAGTGCTAATCTCCAGGAACAACAATACTGGTCCGATTGATTTCTTCTCATGCTATGGTGCATAGGGCAACGGTAATGtaggatattattatatcaacgttatttttaatttctaaaatgtatttttaagaataaaatccTTAAGcgttataagtaggtattttattctGCAAGAAGTTtctatttttaaccgacttcaaaaaaaggaggttctcaatacgactgtattttttttttatgtttgttacctcgtaacttgcgattggatgaaccgattttcatgattctttttttatttgaaagcttgtgcttcccgtgtggtcccattatcaccatttcaatatctgatgatgggatcttgtagaaatcgagggaactcttcaataaataacagcagattaaccgcaattgttgctataacatatctaagcattgtttacgccatcacacaacatattatcacgcctgtactcactacaaaggttataaaaactattttgaaaaaaaactatgttcaagggcacttacaaagttttacaaaaaacgcaatactgaaactaatttgaagtcggtttttttttgtgaaaattgtatttatattatcgGCTTTTCTTGGAGATATCACAGATTAAAACCCTTACCGCCTAATAACTTTTGATATGTCGTTTCTCAGTAGGTATTGGTAACTCAGCGAGCAGATCTTTATGTTCtcgacaaataaatttatcaggGATCTGCCTGCTCAGCAGGGCCGACACGACTCAAAATTTGTGACGGCAGGATTGTATCGTTCAAGCCCACGATTTTGAAGGAAATTGATAAGTTCTACAGACTACATACAGTAATAAACGACAACATGGGTACCTGAGTACCAGCGCGGTCAAAACCCAAGATCAAAATTTACTCGATACTAAACCGAAAATATCACGGACGTCAGCCTTACTAAACtcttaaatacatacaaaacaagGCGGTGATGTCCGAGTCATAGCTGAGCTTTTTTGAGAGCTGTAGGCAAAGTTGTTATCTCCTTCAGATTTTGTCAGCCTCGGATGCAGATTAACTCAAGCGAgttactattctatattctgggCCGCAACTATGGCAGATTGATGTGTTGTTTCTGGTCTTCAAGAAACCCGACTTCGCTTTTGAAGAACTTCTTAGCTTAAACACTGCTGAGCCATGATTAACGATAAGTTTTTTGAACAGTTTTCATGTATCACCACCTCGCGTGCAGGTTTCATAACTTTTAGCATCCCGAAAAACCCCTTTGCCGAAAAGGCTTCATTAATATGAACCACATTAATGCGCTGCGGTAAGTAATGTAGAACGATGAGGAATACCACCTGCTACTTTTCATGGCTTTTACAGTCTACAACTACGAGAAGGCCACAATTCATTCGAGACGTACGTGACGAGGTACTCGTACCTTTCTACTACACACTAAAGTGGTAATGGACTATCGATAAATCGAATCATTCAAGTGTCGGTAAAAATCGCTACGATACGCTTTTTACCGCAGCATTAGAATGTGTTCAAACTTATGGACATCAAAGTTAAAAGTGTCATCCAAACTTTGATTTGCTTACGGTATATTTAGTAGCAATACCGACCATAGAAACCGATAATCTTGTAAAACGTCAAATTATTACGATATTATTATCGCAATAACTGGGATTTTTTGATCAACGCCTATACTTACAcaaaaaatgataaagttatCAACTATGCGTCTTAATACATTACAGAGTTGTCGGTTATATTGATAGCAAAGGAACAGATTAAAAGAgaaactttttacaaaatgtagctaaaaatacattaaaatatgtaactatTTTTTTGCTAGTTGGTATTATTACTATTCCATTGAAGGCACAACGGGTGTATGGTACGGACTGACCTCGAAGACCTCCAGTATGTTGGAGAGCTGGTCGGGGTACTTGGAGAGCTTCTTGAGCGCGCCGGAGACGACATTCCGCTCCTCGAAGTTGAGGAAGTTGAGCGGCGAGTCCACCGTGGGCACGTGCGGCACGGGCTGCAGCAGCGGCGCGCGCTCCAGCCCCGGCTGCGTCAGCGCCTCGCCCACGGTGCTGCAGAAGCGCTCGTACTCCACGTAGCGCCGCCGCCCGGGCGCGCAGAACACCTCCATCAGCGTGTCCATCTCGATGGGCGTCAGGGACAGCCGCGCCGACGCCAGGCCGCGGTAGAAGTCCGCGCGAGGGATCACCAGCTCGTTGCGCGGGTCGAACTGCTTCAGGAACTCGCGCGGCCGCACACCCTCGCGCACCATCTGACACATAACATCACACAATAAACTATATCTATTGCTTTCTGATATGAGTACAGACAGCAcaataatagggttctgttatacaaccctttgggtacggaacgaTAAAATTGATAACACTCAGGTTCTCACTAAATATGTAGTGAGAACCTGCAACGAGTGTTATCAAATTTATTCGCTTCATTCCTCATTAAGGCGGTGTGATTACCTTGCCCTTGATTTTGGCGAGGATCTGCACGATGTCTGTCTGCAGCGGGTCCTCCTGCGCGGGGCGCGCGGCCCGCGGCGCTGACGACGCGCTCGCGATGCTGGCACTCTCCGCCGGCCGCTCCTCCATCTGCGGCACGCGCGAACCTATCTTACATCATGTACCAGGACAGGGCCAGACATCTCAAATAATGTGGAAACTGActatcatttcaataaaaaaaatacggtcCTAGTATTTAGAAAGGGTTCTGGTCCTTGGGCTCAACACttgtagtaattaataaaaaactaagtttTGAGAATGTGGCAATTGTTGACGTCATGTAAATAAGGTACATTCAATAAGgcaataatgatttaaaattctaatataaaaaatagttctgGAGCTAATGTTATAGTATTTAAATAGCCGGTGGTACCTCGTCGAGCAGGCGCACGTAGCTGAAGCCGCAGTCGTCCAGGTAGCGCGCCTCGAGCGCGCGCACCTGCGCCGGCGACGGCAGCACGCCCAGCCGCGCCAGCACGCGCCGCACCTGCGCGCGGGACACGTGCCCGTTGTTGTGCCTGCGGGCGGCCGGGGGTCAGCTAGCGGCAGTGCGGGGCGGGGGGTGTGGGGGTCGCTGTGGGGGGCTGACTCACTCGTCGTGCTCGCAGAAGGCGGGTCGCAGGTCGATGGCGCGCTCGGTGCAGGCGGCCCGCACGCGCAGCAGCGCGGCCTGCGCGGCGTCCAGCTCGCGCGGCGCCTCGCCCTCGCCGCGGTCGGCGGCGGCGCCCAGCGGCGGCAGCGCCAGCACCGCCTCGCGCGCCGCTCCCTCGCGCACCTCCGGGTGCTTCTCCAGCTCCTTGATCGTGAACACTACCACACACCATAAACACTACATTAGTATTGCGCGCTCTGATAATGTAGAGTCTGACACGCAAAACATGAGCTAGACAATTTTTAGACATTCTTCATATAGCTACACCAAAATATATGTCAAACGTCAGTACATGAATTGTCATTTGCATAAAAcgtgtttacttttttgctgcgaaattattttaaaccattaaatatGAAGACTCCTATTAAGAATGAGGCTAGAAGGCTAATATtcaatatgattaataaatttgatgtgaaaaataaagacaatgaaCAGATTTTCAATGTAAAAGACCAATGTTTGGTTACAATCTTGCAAGCCATGGTAAGCACGACACGTTTATCTTGATCCTTTGCTTAATCCtattacatattcatatttgcataaaacatttatctcgttatctatgaaaatgtattcaatgttttatatattttcgtatttcttCAGGAACCGAAAATATagatgttaacatttttttaataattttaaaaatatttttttttgttgcagaatggaataattgtatagaacacgtcataaaaatcgaaaataattacattgaaaaagATAACATTCTTGAAACGCAACTGGAAAGTTttactataaatgtaaaagatgaTAGTAGTGATAGTGACGAATCTCTTgaagtagttttttagataccGATTTTGATTACgaatcacaataaataatgttataataactacgtttatttatttctccttACAATTGCAGAATGCTTATATACAAAAATGACCCTCCTCATTCTGAGAAGAGGcccttgccctgcagtgggacagtaatgggtagatattatatacacaaaaatactatgtttaaaaCGGTTGAGCCATTAAAAATCGTATGATATAAAACGACAATAATATTTgtccataatttattaatccatgatgtaaaatcaaatatcaaaatgtatttttcttactatacACAGTGATACCAGCGctagattttttgaatttgcCGCTTTTTTCCAGGCTCATGTTTCGTATGTCAGACTCTAGTTAAATTATTCGGGTAGTTAaactgcataagtggatcgatcGTAGGTGTGTgtgagtgaccatctttgtcataaagagATCCTCCGtgcttcggaaggcacgtaaaattatgggtcccggctgttatttatacatctttgacagtcgttataggtaaTCAGGAGCTAGAAAGCTTTttaaccagtctaactaagagtTATCATGTAGCCCAGGTgacagggttgaggaggtcagataggcagttgctccttgtaaaatactggtacttagcggAATCCGGTTAgtttggaagccgaccccaacatagttgggaaaaggctaggttgaTGAGTGATAAGGGACATGATTACAATTTTACCTTGGTCGCAGTCGTCCTCGAAGGTGCGCCAGCAGACGCGCTCCTTGTCGTTGGGGTCGAGGTAGTGTCGCATGACACAGAGCAGTTCCTGCTGGCTCAGCACGCTGCCCAGACCCATCGCGTCCATGGCACGCCGGAACTGCTGCGGCGCGATGCGTCCGCTGTTCAGCGGGTCGTAGTCCTGGCACACCACACACACTGTTATGAGGGGTGCTAACACAAAACGATTTCGCAAGGATTTGGACATTTAACTGTAAAACAATTGAGGTAGGTTCTAGGTATGATAATTACGAACTCACCCTTAAAAACTCGGAGACACGGATGCGCCTCTGCATGACGTACTCCTGCACGCGCAGCATGAGGTCGATGAGCTGTCGCGGGGGCCGCGGCTGCGCCAGCGCGGGGTGGAACACCTCGGACGCGCCCAGCGGCGCCGTCGACAGCCCCGCGTCCAGCTCGGG from Trichoplusia ni isolate ovarian cell line Hi5 chromosome 4, tn1, whole genome shotgun sequence includes the following:
- the LOC113493346 gene encoding uncharacterized protein LOC113493346, encoding MHDTIVRLADVWKTCNKIRAAAFRVGLNLWDWYRPLDPEGNSLISESKFVSILAGPLRSVVGLSDSEIAQLADYFRAQDGRVLYHQLCQIIHGEDSGGRDKTSADCILEACPPPPEPECHQLDQWQTRRLCCLLATIAARDLPLKPYFQDYELVAKNDGRITFAHFARILNYIGVIVTPEDFNLLVRKFIKDSYTLDYVEFLRAVDAVKKEGIRGLGPEYLNPSAVIDTTLPKLVRPELDAGLSTAPLGASEVFHPALAQPRPPRQLIDLMLRVQEYVMQRRIRVSEFLRDYDPLNSGRIAPQQFRRAMDAMGLGSVLSQQELLCVMRHYLDPNDKERVCWRTFEDDCDQVFTIKELEKHPEVREGAAREAVLALPPLGAAADRGEGEAPRELDAAQAALLRVRAACTERAIDLRPAFCEHDEHNNGHVSRAQVRRVLARLGVLPSPAQVRALEARYLDDCGFSYVRLLDEMEERPAESASIASASSAPRAARPAQEDPLQTDIVQILAKIKGKMVREGVRPREFLKQFDPRNELVIPRADFYRGLASARLSLTPIEMDTLMEVFCAPGRRRYVEYERFCSTVGEALTQPGLERAPLLQPVPHVPTVDSPLNFLNFEERNVVSGALKKLSKYPDQLSNILEVFEDMDKVRCGTIPRVSVERALCQRDLLALVSARERDLLYKCFGYRRGCGDEVNYRALCNALTMLYATASAQPC